CCGTCAATCACCTGCTCCGGTGATCCGCGGCTGATACCGAGTTGGAGGCGTCCGCCCGAAATCAGGTCGGCAGCCCCGGCATCCTCGACCATATACAGCGGATTTTCGTACCGCATGTCGATGACGCCCGTTCCGATCTCTATGGCGTTTGTTTTCGCACCGATGGCGGCCAGCAGCGGGAAAGGCGATGCCAGCTGCCGTGCAAAATGGTGGACGCGGTAGTACGCGCCGTCTATACCGATTTCTTCAGCGGCAACGGCCAGGTCAATCGACTGGAGTAAGGTGTCGCTGGCTGTACGGGCTTTGTAGGCCGGGTGATTGGCCCAATGGCCGAAGGATAAAAAACCTATTTTTTTCATGTTGTTTTATTTATTGGTTTATCCGTAACTGTACCTCTCAATTAAATCGTTCTTATTTTGTCTTGACCAGAGACGCAGCCGACTGAGCGGCGCTAAACAAACGAAGCAAAAATTACTCATGCGATAATATTGTTCAGTGGGCGCTATCGCAATTCTCACACCAAGATATTCCTTTCACTCATTATTTCAGACAGGATTTGGTATGACCTGATCCTGTCGTTATGATCGTGCATGTTGGTGACGACCATAAGTTCGTCCACGCCGGTTTGCTGGAGGAATTTATCCAGTTGTTTGGCGACCGCCTCTTTCCTGCCCACAAACGAATATTTGAGCATGTCTCGAACGGCGGGGTTGTGCTGGATCATCATCAGCTCGTCGGTCATTTCCATGGGTGGCTGCAGGGGTTGGCGCCGGCCTGTCAGGATCCCGACGAACATGCGCAGTACGGAAGTGAAATTCCGTTCCGCCTCGTCGTCAGTTTCTGCGGCGATGACATTCACGCCGGCCATGGTGTAAGGCTTGTCCAAATAAGCGGACGGCTCGAATTCCTCCCTGTAAATACGAAGGGCTTCGGTGAGCATGCCCGTCGCAAAATGGCTTGCAAACGCATACGGCAATCCCATTTTGGCGGCCAGGTGTGCGCTGTCGAGGCTTGAACCCAGTATGTAGAGCGGCATGGGAACGCCCTCGGCAATCGGGGCGCGTACTTCGGACCATTCATTTTCCACGGAAAAGTATTGCTGTATTTTCGCAATCTCTGCCGGAAAGTTATTTACCGCCTGCATCCTGTCGCTGCGTATGGCTTGCGCCGTGAGCTGGTCGGTGCCCGGTGCCCTGCCCAGACCCAAGTCGATGCGGTTGGGGTACAGCCGACCCAGCGTTCCAAACTGTTCTGCCACAATCAGTGGCGCATGGTTGGGAAGCATGATCCCGCCGGATCCCACACGCAGGGTTTGGGTATTGCCGGCCATGAGTCCGATGAGTATGGGCGTGGCCACACTCGCCACGTGGGGCATGTTGTGGTGTTCGGCGAGCCACAGTCGGGTGTAACCCAGGGTTTCGGCCTTTTGGGCCAGGTCGACGCTGTTTTTCAGCGTTTGTTCTATCGAGACGCCCTCGGCTACGATGGCGAGCTCCAGTATGGAGTAGGCGATTTTCTTAGTTGTTTCCATAATGTATCTTCGGGATGTGTTGCTGTTATTATAAAAATTGTGCCAAAGTGGGATTATTACGCCAGTTTTTAAAAATAGCCCTTTTGTCATGGATGTTGTGGCAAGTGTCCCGCGCATCGAAGCTTTATAAATTTTAGGGAGGACTACAATTTTAGGGAATTGTGAGGCGGTCGGCAACGACGGCTTACAGAAATTGATTGCCAGTTAAACCTAGTGTAGAGGCATGTCAGCAGGCATAAAGAAAAGCGGATCAGTCTCCGATGACGATGGTTTTAGTAAATGACATCCCTGTCGGGCCTTTAAATTGCAAAAGATACAATCCGTTTGCCAAATTGCCACGCTCAAGAACAAAATTGCTGCCGGACAACCCTTCGAAATGCCTGACGATCTGCCCTGTGGCATTGTAGAGGGTCATCGTGGCATCTTGCAATTCCACGCCTGTATTTACATTTGCCGTAATCATAAGCGGAACAGGCGCCACTGTCAGGTGTGCTGTCCTTTCCTGCCCTGCCAATCCCAAATCGGTATCATTATCATATCTGGCTACTACAAAGTGCCTTGGCGATCCTGAGAAACCGGACAGTACAATTTTATTGTCATCCTGTAATAAAACACTGTAAGCATAATCAAAAGTATTGTTGCCCACCGGTGTAATAATCTTTCCGTTTTCGCCAAAAGAGGTATCTATACTCCCGTCGCTTTCAAGACGTAGCAGTATGAAATCAAAAATTAAGATTGAATCATCTGCAAACCCACCCGCGATAATCTTACCATCTTCCTGTATAACTACACTTCGCGCGACATTTATCCCCTCTGTGTTGGCAAATTCGAGGACAATGCCGTTTGATCCGAAAGAGGTGTCCAGGCTTCCATCTACATTATAACGGATTATTGCCAGCGGATAGTTATTTTCCAATGAGACATTGCCTACGGCGACAATCTTGCCGTCCTGCTGAATCTTTAGCCCATATGCCACATCATCGCCACTGCTGATGGACGTGAGGACTTTGCCGTCATTATCAAAGGTTGTATCGAGGTTTCCATTAGTATTGTAACGGGCTAAAATAATGTTTTTCGGATTAGCCCCGTCCGCGGAAGTACCGGTCCCGCCTACAACAATCCTGTTGTCAGGCTGTATAACGATGGCGTTAAACGAATTCCTGTATGTTTCAATGAATGTGACCTGCTTGCCATTATTGCCGAAACTACCATCCAGGCTTCCATCAATATTGTATCGTGCCAGAGCACCCCCAACATAGTATCCCGACGTTGATGCATAACCCGCAGCAACAATCTTTCCATCAGCCTGTATGGCAACGCACATTGCCGCTTCGGAATAACTCCCGAATGTAGTGATTACCTTACCATTGATACCAAAAGTACTGTCAAGCGTTCCGTCGGTATTGTAACGCACAACTGCAAAATCGTTGTTGGTGCCATTGTTGGTTGAACCTACGGCTACGATCTTGCCGTCACCTTGTATGGCTATACCGTGTAAAAAATCATCCGATGCGGCGAACGCAGTGGTCACAATGCCGCCGGTACCAAACGAGGAATCCAGGCTCCCATCTGTATTGTACCGTGCTATGGCAAAATCATAATTCGCTCCATTGTCATAGTACCCGGCCACAATGATTTTACCGTCCTGCTGCAGTGTTGATGTAAAAGAGAGGGCATCAGAACCGATTGCCGTTGTAACAATCCCATTATTGCCAAAACTCAAATCCAATGCACCAGCCTGTGGAAATAAATTGACAACCCACAAAAAAGTGCATGCCATATAAATTCTGTTTAGCAAGAAAACGGCTTTCATTTTAGGGATTTGTTTTTACAAATATATGCAAATTGCTTGATATCCGGCAAGATGGTTAACGGGCTGGCTCTTATATAACCATCGAGTCCACTACATTTTCCACAACCTGATCCCCACCTGCCATTTTCAGGCCTTCGGCGCGGAAAGTCGTGATGTCTGTCAGCCCGATAAATCCGAGCGCCTTACGCAGGTAAGGATCCGTAAAATCATAGTCGGACATCGGGCCCTCAGAATACACCCCACCCGAGGCGATGGACAGGTAAATCTTCTTGTCGCCGAGCAAACCTTTGGGGCCGTCCGGACCATAGCTGAACGTAACGCCGGCACGGAAAATGTGGTCCAGCCATGCCTTCAGCGTTGACGGGATACCGAAATTGTACATCGGCACGCCAAGCACAATGATGTCGGCTTCACGGACCTGTGCAATCGCCTCGTCAGAAAGCCTGATGGCGGCCTGTTGCAACTCATTGTGCGATTCTGCCGGCGAAAAGAACGAGGACAGCAGCAACCCGTCAAGGTGTGGGAGCGGGTTTTCCGATAGATCGCGCGTGGTCACCGTACTGCCGGGATATTCCCCGAGCAATTTTTCGATGATGCCATCAGAAAGTTGTACAGTGGCCGATGCGCCTTTGCCCGGACTGGTAACGATATTCAGTATTTTTTTCATGGTTTCTATTATTTTGCCGTAAAGGCAGGTTGAAAATTATTTTATTTTAACACCACAAAATTACCTACCTTTGCTATACAAAGAGAAGTACTATACTCTTGTATAGTGCTATCATGTAATATAGTAAACTGATTATCAAATGGCTATGAACGAGAAATCTGAAAGAAACCACGCGGAATGCCAGTCGTTGATCCGGCCGGTGCACGATGCGCTGGAAGTGCTCAACGGCAAATGGAAACTGCCGATCATCATATCGCTGTCGTTCGGGAACAAACGGTTTTCCGAAATGTCCAAGGAGATTGCGAAGATCACCGACCGGATGCTTTCAAAGGAATTGCGCGATATGGAGGTCAACGGACTCATTAAAAGGACGGTGCACGACAGCATTCCCGTTGTCGTGGAATATGCGCTTACCGAATATGGGCAGTCGCTTGATCCTGTCATCAACGAGCTGCGCAAATGGGGTGTTGAGCACCGGCGCAGGGCGGGTGTGCCCGTGCCATAGTGATTTCATTAAAAATGATGAGAACAGCGGTCCTGATACTTTTGATGCTGCTGTCCTGCCCTGCTTTTGCTCAAAAGGAAATCCTGTACACGCAACGGCAGTTTGACAGCGACACCTGCTGCTGGCGCGAGCTGGCCCGGTCCGGGCGCTACCTTCAGGGTGCCGCGCTGATTGCGGCGTATTTAAAGGACGGAAAGCCACAGCGCAGGCAGGCGTTGTATTGGCATGCAGGCCAACTTTACGCACTTGGCGGAGACAACTCCATGGCGCTGCGATATTTTGGCAAAACGACGAATATACTCTATCGCTACCTTGGGGATGAAGATGCAAGGATGTGGTATTTCTACGTAAACGGAGTAAAAGCGTTTCTTAAGCGTGACAGGCAAAAACTACTGAAAATCATTTCAATATGGAAGCGGAAGTTTCTAGGTAACCTGAATTACAACCAACTCCTCCTGCTTTCGGAACATTGGGATATGCGTTATGCCGAGGCGTTGGATCTTCCCAAAGGGTAATGACGCCATGGCGATAATTACACCGCAAAGGTGAAACGCATTGGCCTGTCTTTATTATGCATCGATGCACCGACGCAGCGGCCCATTTTTGCGCAGTAATATTCTGGCCTTTTTCACTATATTTACAAAAACCAATTACAAAACACCGATTACGGTACACTGATCCTTACTGCTTTAGAATGAATTTCCTTGCGCACATATACCTTTCCGGCGACAACGAACTGATGAAAATCGGGAACTTTATGGCGGACGGTATCCGGGGAAAGCAGTTCGAGTCGTTTCCAGACGACGTACGCAGGGGCATCCTGCTGCACCGCGCCATCGATACCTTTACCGATGCCCACCCGATATGGCGGGAAAGCACGAAAAAACTGCACCAGCGCTACCATCATTATGCCGGCGTGATCGTGGATGTGTTTTACGACCATTTCCTATCCAAAAACTGGACACTGTATTCGTCCGAGACACTGGAATCGTTCACGGACAATTTTTATCGCAGCCTGATCGCCCATTACGACATCCTGACCGAAAAGACCAAAGCGATGATGCCGTATATGATCCGCCGAAACTGGCTGCTCAGTTACCGTACTTTACAAGGTATGGAGCGCATCCTCACGCAGATGGACCACCGTACGGGTGACAAGTCGAATATGCGGTTTGCGCACCTTGAGCTTCGCGAGCACTATGCGGTATTTGAGCAGGAGTTCACGCGGTATTTCCCCGAACTGCAGCGGTTTTGCGCTGAGAAAAAACAAACTTTATGAAGCGGGTTGCCGTGCTGATGGTATGGCTGTGGCCGACTTGTAGTATTACATGGGCGCAGCAACCTGTAGTCGCTGAACACGCTATGGTGGTTTCCGCAAGGGAAGAAGCTTCGGCGATTGGCGCGGAAATCCTCAGGAAGGGTGGTAACGCATTCGATGCGATGGTGGCTACCGAACTGGCTTTGGCCGTAGCCTACCCTTATGCAGGCAACATCGGCGGCGGCGGATTTATGGTGTACCGAAAAGCGGACGGCGAAACGGGCGCCCTTGACTATCGCGAAAAAGCCCCGATGGGAGCCACCAAGGACATGTACCTTGACGATAGCGGCCATGTCATTCCCGGATTGAGCACGGAAGGCGCGTTGGCCGTCGGTGTGCCGGGGACGGTCGCCGGCGTGTTCGCAGTGCACGAACGCTTCGGGAAACTGCCGATGCAGGATATCATGGCGCCGGTGATTGCTTTAGCCGAAAAAGGTGTGGTCGTTACGGCGGGGCAGGAAAAGCAACTCAGCACGTACCGTGAGGCCATTATAAAAATCAGCGGCAGCGCAACAGGGCTTGCCAAAGTTTACCACCAGGGCGATACCATCAGATATCCGGCGCTGGCCAACACGCTGCGGCGCATCTTACGAAATGGCCGTGATGAATTTTACAAGGGGGAAACAGCCCGATCCATCGCCGGTTTTATCCAAAAAAACGGCGGCATTAT
The nucleotide sequence above comes from Flavobacterium magnum. Encoded proteins:
- a CDS encoding ACP phosphodiesterase, which codes for MNFLAHIYLSGDNELMKIGNFMADGIRGKQFESFPDDVRRGILLHRAIDTFTDAHPIWRESTKKLHQRYHHYAGVIVDVFYDHFLSKNWTLYSSETLESFTDNFYRSLIAHYDILTEKTKAMMPYMIRRNWLLSYRTLQGMERILTQMDHRTGDKSNMRFAHLELREHYAVFEQEFTRYFPELQRFCAEKKQTL
- a CDS encoding winged helix-turn-helix transcriptional regulator — protein: MNEKSERNHAECQSLIRPVHDALEVLNGKWKLPIIISLSFGNKRFSEMSKEIAKITDRMLSKELRDMEVNGLIKRTVHDSIPVVVEYALTEYGQSLDPVINELRKWGVEHRRRAGVPVP
- a CDS encoding FMN-dependent NADH-azoreductase, with the protein product MKKILNIVTSPGKGASATVQLSDGIIEKLLGEYPGSTVTTRDLSENPLPHLDGLLLSSFFSPAESHNELQQAAIRLSDEAIAQVREADIIVLGVPMYNFGIPSTLKAWLDHIFRAGVTFSYGPDGPKGLLGDKKIYLSIASGGVYSEGPMSDYDFTDPYLRKALGFIGLTDITTFRAEGLKMAGGDQVVENVVDSMVI
- a CDS encoding LLM class flavin-dependent oxidoreductase, with the translated sequence METTKKIAYSILELAIVAEGVSIEQTLKNSVDLAQKAETLGYTRLWLAEHHNMPHVASVATPILIGLMAGNTQTLRVGSGGIMLPNHAPLIVAEQFGTLGRLYPNRIDLGLGRAPGTDQLTAQAIRSDRMQAVNNFPAEIAKIQQYFSVENEWSEVRAPIAEGVPMPLYILGSSLDSAHLAAKMGLPYAFASHFATGMLTEALRIYREEFEPSAYLDKPYTMAGVNVIAAETDDEAERNFTSVLRMFVGILTGRRQPLQPPMEMTDELMMIQHNPAVRDMLKYSFVGRKEAVAKQLDKFLQQTGVDELMVVTNMHDHNDRIRSYQILSEIMSERNILV
- a CDS encoding T9SS type A sorting domain-containing protein, coding for MACTFLWVVNLFPQAGALDLSFGNNGIVTTAIGSDALSFTSTLQQDGKIIVAGYYDNGANYDFAIARYNTDGSLDSSFGTGGIVTTAFAASDDFLHGIAIQGDGKIVAVGSTNNGTNNDFAVVRYNTDGTLDSTFGINGKVITTFGSYSEAAMCVAIQADGKIVAAGYASTSGYYVGGALARYNIDGSLDGSFGNNGKQVTFIETYRNSFNAIVIQPDNRIVVGGTGTSADGANPKNIILARYNTNGNLDTTFDNDGKVLTSISSGDDVAYGLKIQQDGKIVAVGNVSLENNYPLAIIRYNVDGSLDTSFGSNGIVLEFANTEGINVARSVVIQEDGKIIAGGFADDSILIFDFILLRLESDGSIDTSFGENGKIITPVGNNTFDYAYSVLLQDDNKIVLSGFSGSPRHFVVARYDNDTDLGLAGQERTAHLTVAPVPLMITANVNTGVELQDATMTLYNATGQIVRHFEGLSGSNFVLERGNLANGLYLLQFKGPTGMSFTKTIVIGD